In Mobula birostris isolate sMobBir1 chromosome 12, sMobBir1.hap1, whole genome shotgun sequence, one genomic interval encodes:
- the LOC140205921 gene encoding E3 ubiquitin-protein ligase RNF170-like produces MLRQHYLCPNSEEKRLNHTNSNRKATAVMKQCSGQPMDSCNSSYPELQTYSKSCFHGDLHCPICLQVPTLPVETSCGHLFCGPCIIAYWKHGSWLGPVSCPLCRRKVSLLCCLSHENHQEWHGQQILRDIREYNKRFSGQPRPFADYVFDMPLLLQMAFRGLLTMTGLVWIFRLRIAICFFGAIIHLTSPLDIIPEAFSGILRTFDDLTVVILLLFCMINICQQMGLEEAT; encoded by the exons ATGTTGCGGCAACATTACCTTTGTCCCAACAGTGAGGAAAAAAG ATTGAATCATACTAACAgcaacaggaaggcaacagctGTGATGAAACAGTGCTCAGGCCAGCCAATGGACAGCTGCAACAGTAGTTACCCA GAGTTGCAAACCTATTCAAAGTCTTGTTTCCATGGTGATCTGCACTGTCCCATTTGTCTCCAAGTTCCAACGCTTCCTGTGGAAACCAGCTGTGGACATTTATTTTGTG GGCCATGTATAATTGCATATTGGAAACATGGGTCTTGGTTAGGACCTGTAAGCTGCCCTCTATGTCGAAGAAAG GTGAGCCTGCTCTGTTGTCTGTCCCATGAGAATCACCAGGAATGGCATGGGCAGCAGATCCTCCGAGATATCAGGGAATACAACAAGCGTTTCTCTGGACAGCCTCGACCT TTTGCAGATTATGTCTTTGACATGCCACTGTTGCtccagatggccttcagagggcTCTTGACAATGACTGGATTAGTGTGGATCTTCCGTCTAAGGATTGCGATTTGCTTCTTTGGAGCCATCATCCACCTTACTTCTCCTCTTGATATTATACCTGAAGCGTTCAGTGGAATCTTGAGGACTTTTGATGATTTGACAGTTGTAATCCTGTTGCTTTTCTGCATGATTAATATTTGCCAGCAGATGGGGCTAGAGGAAGCCACTTGA